The genome window ATTCTGTTGAATATTTTGCTGAGAACAAATTTTCATCCTAATCTATTTGTCTGTTTCAGTGTACTCTCAAATTAAACTTGTACAGTCTTTTTTCAAGGGTACTATCGTCTCTCTTTTAAACTTCGTTTCCGCTTTATCTGTAGTTGATAGATCAAGTCTCTCAGGAACTTATTCACGTCTATTATTCGCGTCTAGCCCGGGAAGCGATTATCTCATCGAGAACTATCCTTGCTATCCTCGTCAATTACACCACCGtttttattgtatttatttttttttcttatcaatttattCTTCACcttccctcattttttttcgtgcccTTCGGAATGAGTCTCGAAACATTTTGTTCTTTCTCCGTTGTTTCCTACCAtttgattttcaaaactttttcttcttatcCGGGAACATCATTGCTGATTCATCTTTATAACATCACCGCACCAAAACGAATATTAACAATCGTTCATGGATGCTGGTATTCCAGTTGAGTTTCGATTACAGTTACTATTATTTTCGTACGGTCACAAAACTCCGGCAGGCGTTCTTCGTCAGCAACTGATGCACTCGAAAGAAACAATTGTGGACTTGACCACCCTCGAAATAACGTCACACCCTGAATAACCACGCACTCTTCGTTGATTAATCAATGTTTTAGAGTCGGTATAAACCACCTTGAgaagtgaaagaaaatttgaagcaAGCAACTTTTCAGTCGATCATGTAGACCAATAGAAGACACTTAAGAACTTGATTGAGTTTTGTCACCCTTAAATGTGATTCTCCCTTCCGATTAAACATTAGAGAATCATATAGATAAATTATTCACAGATTTTCGATCATTCACAGTAATTAATAAATGCATTTGAATTTCAGAACGTTTGAAAATGTCACGCGCACttgtttcttcgttcaaacatattgatttcgattaatttttaaataacgGTCGATTCTAATGAGAACATTAACGGAATATCGTTGTTTCGGTCCAAACGTTACGACGCTAACAATTAATTGgaattaatttttcgagattatttttaaaattcaaaagaaaagaataattaatttttatacCTCTTCCATGAAAAGAAGATTCGCGATGTTAATAAGTGGATATTCAGTTGATAAAGTTTGAGTGGAGGATTTTGGTTAGACCGGACGCGAAAATAGAGTGGAACGATAGTGAGAAAGACGTGTGTATTCGAACGCGAGGCGTAATAGTGTCTCGAAATTCTCGTCGGGGAAAAACGGGCGTTAGGTATTATGGGCAGAGACGAGAGGAGACGCGAGGGCGCATCGAAGGTACGCGCGTGCGGACCCAGCTGAAAGAGATGAGGAATACTGTGGCGCGCACAGCGTTCGTCCGCGAGCTCTACCGGATCGATCCACACCTTACCTTCTTTTTACTTCAATTTTGTGTTCTTGTCACATAAATTCTCATGTTAAACATCGCTttaatttcacttttttgcgtacaattttttcaaatcccaTGGCATTTCGGACTATGACTCATTTAATTTTGTGAAGTTCAGTTTGAATAATCAGTTTTGACGTTTACTACAATGGGCTGTGAGATTAACCCGGTGAATTTATGTTTGTTTGACCAATTGTGAGTTTTTGATTGAactatattaatttttttgaatattgacACAGCTGATTCTTTATTCTGTAATTTATATCATGCTCAACGGTTCAAATATGGTAAACCATTTTTGGCAGAATTCGTAAGATatcattatatttatatatgtggaATTACTTTGTTTAGTTCAATTTGGCTTTGCTTCGAtatcattttcatatatttaaaGACGAGTAGGTAAcctatactattttttttatttccgttcTCTAATAATATCAATGAGAATATTTGATCAATTATCTTAATATTGAGtctacattgaaaaatacggaAAATCTAGATGTTTTCATGCTATGAGATTAAACGTATTACGCTTATTTGTAATGTAATAGGAGATTTGGAGAAAATCACCGCAATATGAGTGAGTCAAATTGATAACGATACTTGTGTACAAACCTTCAGTGACCAGACAAAAGTGACCTAACGTACACATAACGAAATCCTGTGCAAAGTAAATCAATGTGTCGCGATCAGGGTATTCCTATCTTTATCTCAAATTATGGTCCAAATTATAACTCGAAACTGaagtaaattttattttgtgcttagacaaaaaatttcgttgaaccgaaaaattatttaaattatgtAACGGTAAAAAGGGATATTTGAATCAAAAATAAGAaggaataatgaaaatcaaaataatggtAATAAAAAGTGCTTCGGTCCAATCTCCCATTACTTTGTAACGAAACGTCAAAATCAATTATATGGGACGAAAACTTTGTTACACCGGAGTAAAATATCTCAtctgaataaatttttcttttccaaatATATACagtatttccaaaaattacgTGGAAATCCTGAGACATGGCAGAGATATAGGAATAATTGTAGCGTAGTATCCACAATGTGCATTTGTTATTCACTTTTCGTATCTATATGCTGTAGATTATAACACCCGCGTATTCAGAGCTCGATGATTAAAAACCGACGAGCGATAAAATTCGATGCAGAGGTTTTTGATTCAGTTACATAcgagttgaattttcaatcgatacACCATTTGTATTATGTAAACTGACGCGCAATTAGAGGTGAACTGTAACATAATTGTCATGAATATAAGgataaaacgaagaaaaattaatgatgAAAGGAATGATGAATGGAATTTACATTATATCTTTCCCgataatttttcgtattttttaaatcgacgTAAATTGCGAAAGGAAAAGCGtcagaaaaattaatgattcgcgacagtatgaaaaaaaaacttgctcTTGTTCGTAAAGTCACGTATCCGTATCGTATACACACCTTATTGCACAAAAAGCGGCGAGCACACTGATGATCGTAACTGTCTCGGAAGCGGGCAAACCCGCTGCCTGAGTCTGAGGCCTTGTGAGCTATACACTCGTGGCTCAAATATAGCAACATATACACGGGGGGTCCTTAAAATCGTGCCTAGAATTGCCACAGCAaggatttgatgaaattagGAATTTAACTTTTCCGAGGCACTTTTCTTTTCGCATCATAGTTACCAGAATTACGAAATTACGAAATGACAAAATGAAGAAGTATGGAGCAAGAAAATTCTCGTAACGCCCTTCGCTGTTCACCAGCGGCTTGGATTGGATGTCATTGCAATCCATTGATATCTCGTCAACGCTgcatcgaagaaaaaactgccacaaatactttttttttttaattacattACTCAAACTCTTGTTATTATCCAAGATCGACTTTTGCGACAAACGTTCTTCCTCATAAACGTACGTACTCATTTCATGACAGTTGTTTTTAAGACATGCGAAGTACAGCCCAAAGGCGAttgactttatttttttcatatgctACTCACCTAATACAACACATCCGAGTCACGACGTTCCAGTCATTGACATTAAGGTCATCCCTGAAGTAGTCGCGATCCtactaatttttaaatttttccgtAATTATTGTTATCACTTGTCTTACATTATCGTTCAATGTTCAACGTTAGAAGGTTCATTAGGAATTTCATAACATTCTATACCACTCTTAGGgatgaatcattttttatacaGTTCCATACGTACTaattccaaaattttattcgaattaaaatttggataaaaaatgatttctttattgtaaaattttgcCTGCCAGTAAGAAGTTTCGTCCGTCCGTTAAGATATTCATCAAATATCTCACTATTATTTATCAAATGTCAGGAATGCTTCTTCGCAGGAGTTTATGCAATTTTATGCGGCCTACGCCATATCTTTTAAAATTATAATACATTTCTTGTCATTTTTGACTCAACACTTATTCGTCCTAGATCTCGagagaataattgaaatagcAGTTCACACCGTGAGATCATGTACGTAAGCACGTATCTACTGTGACTTGTACTTACGTCAAGAAAGCGACTCTCCACTGCAGTGTGGGGGAGTCAGAAAAGAGTGCGGTGTTCACGCTATCGAACATTGAGAGCGAAAAGTACCATCAGTTCGTTTCTCATTTCTACTCATTTCTTTGAAAACACATACCGGCACTCAAAGTATGGGTTAGTTAGTAGGATGTATATTCTTATGCAAGAGTGTACGaagctcgtttttttattggtTCATATAACTTGGCGGATTTGGCGAGTAAAGTATGAGATTGATTTTCTTTGAGGATAAACTCTGTACAATTCGAGTAGAATTTTAGTATCAATTCATTTTGTAatgaaagtttccaattttttatatttcaatcaTATGTCGATCGAAAAAGCACATTATTTGaagcgaatgaatttttgagagaaaaaaattgcttatGGAATGTAAAATTACTCAAAAGACTTTCTATACAATTGACCAATTAACATACTGAAAAGCGTGCATTGTTCGTAATTATAACTAAAATCGTTTACTTCGCGCATCATTTAACAGGCAAATAAAAGCGCAACAGCGCTTCGCGGAGAGAACCCTGGTCATGTATTGCGTCAAATTTCCCTGACAATATCAACaggaaaaatttttgtgttcAGACGGTTACTATCGATCCACTTTGTTTGTAAAAGAAAATAGTACGATAAAATTGCAacatgacaaaaaatattgaaatcttcatgattttttaaatacgaaatgattattcaaaatgaattataaaattttaaagagTGGCTGATTTCTTTTCGTCATTCGAAAAGTTTACATAACATCGTACAGTTCATTACAATGtatatattcatttatatattaatatatGAATGGaatagataaaaatatttttcatcgtattACACGTTTTCATTGATCGAATAAATTTGTTCATGAggaatgattaaaaaatgacaatGATGTGGCAGCTCGTTCCTGAGGTAATTGCAAGTCGTTACGACCCTCAGCCATCCATTCCTCGATCTCCTTGACTCTGGATatgatagaaaataaaatgtaaaagttaagtaatcgtgaaaaagtacaaaatGACGCGTGATGAGTGAGATAGTTTCAACTGAGTACTCACGTGCGTGGTACAGAAGTAAAGTTCTCGACGCCATCTTCGGTTATCAAGACATCGTCCTCGATCCTGACGCCACCTGATCCGCGAAACTGTTCTAATCTTTCGGAAACAATGAACTTATTTTGTTCGGGATTGGCGAGTGCGGAGTCTAAAAGCTGTCACGAAGAGAAACATGTAAATTGTAAAATCTAGCCCAAAGAATCATAAAGTTTCGAATCAACGGATATATGGAATATACTAACGACATTGATAAAGTAGCATCCGGGTTCAATGGTCAAAACCATTCCAGCTTGCAATGTTCTGGCAGTCCGTAATCTTCTAATACCCGGCATAGCTGAGCGTTCTGGATTTCCCGGTAGGTAACCCCCAACATCATGCACATCAAGACCCAAAAAGTGGCCTAAGCCATGAGGCTGGAAAACTTCATTGAGGCCTGCTTCTATCATATCATCGATTTCCCCGCGCAAAATATTACCCTCCTTAAGTGATTGAAGCATAACTTTGTTTGCCAGGAGGTGCATGTCGGACCAGTTGACTCCAGGTCTCGCAGCGCTCATCACAGCGTTGCGAGCGTTCAGTACAGCATTGTAAACGATCTTTTGATTCTCTGTGAATTTACCGTTTGCTGGAAAACTGCAAGTTATATCAGCAGCGTAGCCACAGTAATTGCCACCCATGTCGAAAAGACTGTTGACATTAAAAATATTAGTATCAGTCGGTTGAGgcaggaaaaataaatgaaaatacagTTTTCAATTAAAACTGGGAATTGCCCACCCCTTACCACATGTCGCCATccttaataattttattattgggTGCACCGGCATGTCCATAATGTAGATACGACCCATTGTGTCCACTTCCACAAATGCACGTGTATGATACATGACGACAGCCACCTATCGAATACACGTAATGTTTGAAGAGCGCTTCAGCCTGAAATTCCGTAAAGTTATGACGGACATTTCGCATCACGACTTTGTGAGCGTCGGAGCTAACTTTGGCGACATAACGGAGTACTTCGAGCTCCTCGCTTGTTTTTATAACGCGACTGCggaaaaaaatacacgcagCGTGTGAGTggctttttgaaaaattacaacctgtatagatatatttagATAAAGAAGCGAACGTTCtatggaattgaaaaaaaaaatgaatgtattACATATAATAATATCAATAGTTGAAGAAATTAATTAACTGCGGGTCAGCCAATTTATTGATTAAGGGGGTCacatgatcattttttttcaagcccaTCAGATTCTGTACAATTctagagaaaaatatttgtataaaaacaattaaaaatatataaaatttataaaagcccgaaaaatgagagttTAATCAACCGATCGCAATTTCCGAGTTATGTAATCACTTATTCCTTTCGGTGAATTTCGGAGTGCCAAGATCGTCATGTAGTTTAGCGCAACGACACGAAAGCCTAATTTTTTCAGATGTCGAATTCGCATCTCTTGAGGCCCGATCAAATTATTCGTGTTGTGACAATAGTGTTCTGGCAGATGGATTAGAACAGCGGTTTTAATGTTTTCATTATCGTTCGTAATCGGAAAGATCGAAGTATTAATGGATCGCGGATGAATTAAAATGTCGAGGGTATACAGATCTATCATCGAAAGTTGTCCGATCATTACAGCCCTGCTTAATTTATCATCGCCCCCACTAATCTTCGATAAATGGTTAAACAAAAGTTCGGTAACGCGTTTTAGCCTTGATCTCATAAAGactctttttttacaatgaATTTCCGGTATCATTCGACACGCATAATGATCGCATTCGATCGCCATGGCTCTGTCGAGGAAGCACAATTTTTCTCGAAGGTACATAATTGTTTTCGTGTCTCGGTTTAAGTGCAattgttcaaaaaattttgacGTGAACAATTGGTCTACGAGATTAAGAGGTGTCTGCTCGAGATAAATCAACGAAAGTATAATATTCAGTGCATCATTCGTCGCCATtgtcgaaaattttgattccAACGACACTTGAAaggttttcaaaaattcgtcacTCTTGGGTGTACGGAAGTTCAAATAACCAAATGGTACGAAAATAGGAGCAAGGAGCGAGGCTGGAATGTCCATCGAATGTTTCATCAGATAGTCTGTGCAAgcgttgaaaatttcgatgttTCGTATGCGATTTTTACTGCAATAATTCATCACGAGTGCAATTAACGCAGGATCTTTGATAGTTAGTCCTTTTGCTCTCATGAACCTCGCCAGTGAACTTTCCAACGTCTCTTTCTCCGTAAATCTCAATTTAGTTATAGTTTTCATGAAATCAAACAACTCGCTCTCTTGAGCAGTATTAATGTGCAGTTTCGACCATTTTCGTGCACAAACCAGAGCGTTCTTTGCGTTTCCATAATTAAACATGATTTCCAGAATGTCAGACATCTGGCTCCCATTCAGCCTCCAccaattcgtaattaatttaCGATCCAATATCGTTTTAACGAGTCTTCGACTCTCCCGGAAAAACGGAAGTATTTTGAACAGTGGTGCTAAATTCTTCTCATTGATTTCACACTCTCGCGCTTTAATTCCGATCCAAAGATTGTCTACGGCTTCGTGATACTTTGAATCCCCATAAGAGGATAGAATCTTCACCAATTCAATCATCTGGCTAACATGGAATTGACCTTCTGTTGCGCGTATTAATGCTTCATCACAAAGACAATCTTTATGTGCGTTTCTGGACGTACTGACCCGATCTTTATTCAACAAAGCGAGACCATCAATTATCATTTCGTTGTTACGAGTTTTTGCAATCATGTCTATCAACTGCTCTAACACTTTTTCACGGCCGTTTGAACTGTTCAACAACGATTTATCTCCAGCCTCCGTTTCTGTTAAGGAGCTTTTCTGTCCAcatgaaaaatcatcaatttcgAATCGCATTATTTCCTTCAGAGCTTCAAAGGCAACTCGACTATTTATTTCATCGGTCATCGTATTTTCTATAATAGGTCCAACAcgctttgaaaaattcggaTTCTCGTCTTCGTTTTTTCTGTTGTTATGGCTCTTATTTCCAACAACATCGGCCTCGGTGATGAATAAAATAGCTGTTCCCTCATCAGTCTCAATATGAATTTCTTTCTTGTTATCGTtgtattttcctatttttttctctcttcgacCATCTGGCACTTTAACTTCCGTAtcagaaaaaatgatatcaTTGATATCACGAATCTTATGTACGATTATCTCAGCTTCGTCGATTATTCGACCATCCTGCATGATAATACTCGTACGCATTAGTggcgagaatttcaatttttttcttcgatcggATTTCGAGCATTTGTGGCTAAACTTTGGGGAACCTGGGCGAAAATTGAAAGTCCAACGAAAAAGTATTCTTGGCAacattctctctctcgctctctctctctttctgcgagtagaattgaacaaaatgtaGATTTCCAGATTGAGCTCACAACACGATGAAATAGCTGGATTGATCGATTCTGCCTTAAAAATTGTTGGTTACTCTATAACCTTgacatttttaaaacaatatAATTTCTGTTAGTTTGAACACTCTTAAGATAGTTGGGATTTGTCCTTAAAAAGAGTATTCATTccgacaatgagaaatcaaCTATTATGAAAATTGTTCATCGGAATAGTACATTACGATATACGTGTGACTTAAGTAAGGTGTCTGTTATTGCACGGCGTGAAGTGAGCACCTGAGTGAAGCCAGCGTAATTCAAGTCACACATATCGTAATGTGCTATTTTTATATGCCCAAGAGCATAGTATACTTACCATTCACAAATAACTGggtacaaaattttattgttgaCTTGCGATCTGAAAATTATAAGAAACTAATTAGctgaaatcgaaataaaaaaaacgaactaaAATATGGTAACATGAAACGTGCTCGGTCGGTAGGGAAGTTTAGAATAAGTTTTCTCCCACATTTACAACACTGGTTTTGGGGAAACACGAGATTTGGGCCCGTTCTTGAGAGATCaggagaaaaattaatttttcatttcgaatcaaTTATAATTTAGACGAATATTGAAGCGATGTAATTTTACCGATAGCTGGCATTCATGATATCTAATAAAGTGTGACGAGTATTTTTTTGTCCATTTGAACTGCATGACTCTCGGTCGGTaagcattttcaatattttatgtaATAACTCGATTActacattttcaattttcaggaAAATACAAAATGATTCTTAATCACTAAAATTAAGTCGATTATTTAAGGTAAGAGCCCGTCGGTAGTTATGTCCAAcccgaaaaaacgtttttgtcTCGTAAAGGTTTCCAATTTTAAAACAGCAAGAAAGAGTATGCCTTTGTTTTCTTTATCAAAATATAGGTTGTTTGGGATAGAACTTGGGACACCATGACAACAGTTCAATACTTATTGTGGTGATCATGCAATAATACGGAAATACGTACTGTTTTATGCCTTCGTATGTCGCTTCACGAGATAAGAGGTTGCTATCACTGTTTAGGCCATactttgtataaaaaaaaatatataaaaattgagAGGGAGTATTAACAATGAACTTATGGgaatatttgttttcattgtGAGCAATACACAATAAATGTTCAAAAACTTACCAAAGTCAATATCATTTTTGCATTTAATTGATGCATGAGTGATTCTACGTCACaattataataaatttcgtCGACACCGTATCTCGCCTTGAAATCATCCaaagtttttaattttccacacCATACCTCGTACTCTTTGGGTAATTTCGGAACCAGAAGTATGGAATTTCCTGTAGTGACGTCTATCGCTCCCATACAGTCGGGCTCTTCAACCCCAAAAcaccattgaaaaaaagattcctGTTTTTAATGATAACATTTGATGCCATAATTAAATTCATTCAGAACAATGAAATAAAGCAGATTCATTTTGAACTCGGATCACCTGTCGGAATTCGTGATTAATGTCGGTATCATTGAATGGAACTTCCGAACCCCCCTGCAACAATACAACGGCACCAGCAGCTGGAACGTCCGGTGTCTCCCTCAACCGGGCAATTAGTCTATCACGGTTTTTCCGAAAAAGCGACATTGGAACTTTCAATGTGTGATCCCccattgaataatacgaatccATGATTTTACTGGAATATAACATCATCACTTTTATTCAGAATATGGAAATTCACTTTATGTGTTTATTTCAAGTATATTCACTGCTTCATATGCGAGGAGTTTTTCAAGCAggtcaattcattattttgacgAAGTATTTTAGATAATTTATTCAGAACGAaggttttttttacgaaaattgtattgtaaaaattttcaaaaatctttgaaattcTAGGCAATGCTTAGACCTTTTTTATGAACTGTATCTCAATGGGAAACGCGAATAatgtttattattataaaaacaatattgaATTTGAGTATTTCAGTTTGTGAATCCACGCCGATGAAATACAATCGTATATAGAAGCAGCAGTTGTTTCAATACCACGACCAAACGCTCTCATTTTTGATAAGACGATTTGATACTAATTAAGCAGATTGTATTGACGCTCAAACGTTTTTCAGTAATTTGCCACATGCAACATTAACATATCAcattaaacaaaataaaaaacatcttGAAAACCAGTGCTCCAATATTTGTGACTCATGTGCATCGAAGAGTTATAAAAATTCGCGAATTGAATTCGATCAATTTAAAGGACGCACCGCAGACGcacttataaaaaaaatttggcgtAACTTTGTTAAAAATGCACTTGAATTCTGATGACTAATCACTATTAAATAACAGAAtatgtatttttcaaatgtagCGACACGTAGAACACTTAATTATACGTACATTCGTGAAGGTTCAGATGCGGCCATGTTGGGAAATTTGACGTGCAAGTTGATTTGCGCCTGCGTGAGaattctcgttctcgtttgcTCGTACTTTTACTAACcggttattattttttttgattgTACTTTAATGGCTTTGTCGCTGGTggtattattttcattactgTACACCTCATGTGCTCAGTAGTATGACGAAGCCTATATATGCGTGCtctgaaaaacaataaatttattgtttggtccaagattgtttttttttcgttcgcaaAATCACGAATCGTGTAAGCTTCGGGAAGCGTACGAGGAACTGTGATACAGCTGTGATCAACAGC of Venturia canescens isolate UGA chromosome 6, ASM1945775v1, whole genome shotgun sequence contains these proteins:
- the Dip-C gene encoding xaa-Pro dipeptidase isoform X2, translating into MDSYYSMGDHTLKVPMSLFRKNRDRLIARLRETPDVPAAGAVVLLQGGSEVPFNDTDINHEFRQESFFQWCFGVEEPDCMGAIDVTTGNSILLVPKLPKEYEVWCGKLKTLDDFKARYGVDEIYYNCDVESLMHQLNAKMILTLYGLNSDSNLLSREATYEGIKQSQVNNKILYPVICECRVIKTSEELEVLRYVAKVSSDAHKVVMRNVRHNFTEFQAEALFKHYVYSIGGCRHVSYTCICGSGHNGSYLHYGHAGAPNNKIIKDGDMCLFDMGGNYCGYAADITCSFPANGKFTENQKIVYNAVLNARNAVMSAARPGVNWSDMHLLANKVMLQSLKEGNILRGEIDDMIEAGLNEVFQPHGLGHFLGLDVHDVGGYLPGNPERSAMPGIRRLRTARTLQAGMVLTIEPGCYFINVLLDSALANPEQNKFIVSERLEQFRGSGGVRIEDDVLITEDGVENFTSVPRTVKEIEEWMAEGRNDLQLPQERAATSLSFFNHSS
- the Dip-C gene encoding xaa-Pro dipeptidase isoform X1 — encoded protein: MAASEPSRIKIMDSYYSMGDHTLKVPMSLFRKNRDRLIARLRETPDVPAAGAVVLLQGGSEVPFNDTDINHEFRQESFFQWCFGVEEPDCMGAIDVTTGNSILLVPKLPKEYEVWCGKLKTLDDFKARYGVDEIYYNCDVESLMHQLNAKMILTLYGLNSDSNLLSREATYEGIKQSQVNNKILYPVICECRVIKTSEELEVLRYVAKVSSDAHKVVMRNVRHNFTEFQAEALFKHYVYSIGGCRHVSYTCICGSGHNGSYLHYGHAGAPNNKIIKDGDMCLFDMGGNYCGYAADITCSFPANGKFTENQKIVYNAVLNARNAVMSAARPGVNWSDMHLLANKVMLQSLKEGNILRGEIDDMIEAGLNEVFQPHGLGHFLGLDVHDVGGYLPGNPERSAMPGIRRLRTARTLQAGMVLTIEPGCYFINVLLDSALANPEQNKFIVSERLEQFRGSGGVRIEDDVLITEDGVENFTSVPRTVKEIEEWMAEGRNDLQLPQERAATSLSFFNHSS
- the Dip-C gene encoding xaa-Pro dipeptidase isoform X3, translated to MGAIDVTTGNSILLVPKLPKEYEVWCGKLKTLDDFKARYGVDEIYYNCDVESLMHQLNAKMILTLYGLNSDSNLLSREATYEGIKQSQVNNKILYPVICECRVIKTSEELEVLRYVAKVSSDAHKVVMRNVRHNFTEFQAEALFKHYVYSIGGCRHVSYTCICGSGHNGSYLHYGHAGAPNNKIIKDGDMCLFDMGGNYCGYAADITCSFPANGKFTENQKIVYNAVLNARNAVMSAARPGVNWSDMHLLANKVMLQSLKEGNILRGEIDDMIEAGLNEVFQPHGLGHFLGLDVHDVGGYLPGNPERSAMPGIRRLRTARTLQAGMVLTIEPGCYFINVLLDSALANPEQNKFIVSERLEQFRGSGGVRIEDDVLITEDGVENFTSVPRTVKEIEEWMAEGRNDLQLPQERAATSLSFFNHSS
- the LOC122412522 gene encoding uncharacterized protein, which codes for MLPRILFRWTFNFRPGSPKFSHKCSKSDRRKKLKFSPLMRTSIIMQDGRIIDEAEIIVHKIRDINDIIFSDTEVKVPDGRREKKIGKYNDNKKEIHIETDEGTAILFITEADVVGNKSHNNRKNEDENPNFSKRVGPIIENTMTDEINSRVAFEALKEIMRFEIDDFSCGQKSSLTETEAGDKSLLNSSNGREKVLEQLIDMIAKTRNNEMIIDGLALLNKDRVSTSRNAHKDCLCDEALIRATEGQFHVSQMIELVKILSSYGDSKYHEAVDNLWIGIKARECEINEKNLAPLFKILPFFRESRRLVKTILDRKLITNWWRLNGSQMSDILEIMFNYGNAKNALVCARKWSKLHINTAQESELFDFMKTITKLRFTEKETLESSLARFMRAKGLTIKDPALIALVMNYCSKNRIRNIEIFNACTDYLMKHSMDIPASLLAPIFVPFGYLNFRTPKSDEFLKTFQVSLESKFSTMATNDALNIILSLIYLEQTPLNLVDQLFTSKFFEQLHLNRDTKTIMYLREKLCFLDRAMAIECDHYACRMIPEIHCKKRVFMRSRLKRVTELLFNHLSKISGGDDKLSRAVMIGQLSMIDLYTLDILIHPRSINTSIFPITNDNENIKTAVLIHLPEHYCHNTNNLIGPQEMRIRHLKKLGFRVVALNYMTILALRNSPKGISDYITRKLRSVD